A part of Candidatus Electrothrix aestuarii genomic DNA contains:
- a CDS encoding IS1380 family transposase — MKKKKNTTYRKSDLKINYIDITDDCLTSRSGLSLFIAYLHGISLFPIIESLFCDLRKSKKGASAVEIFKQIFCFMMDGTSRHLVYFDDLKADKGYAACIETSEDDMASSHTIKRFFGNFSFVKVFVFRRLLQKLFIWRLNITKPAVVELGIDTMVMDNDDAECRHGVKPTYKKKKGFQPLQMNWGRFFVDAVFRGGDKHSNHGDTVQKMILHIVNRIRKEYRHDVPIVIRMDSGFFDQKIFEFCEQLGVGYICGGKMYKDIKEFASETTRWRRFAAPGKKDIWEYAEFGTKRGNWKQFRRAIYCRLCNHGSQLRLPGTGPDTVIITNLGRGGTIDELLEKAGVMSEYVSANAIVAGYHVRGSDELVNRGFKDFGHEQLPFTRFTPNAAWYYMLLVGFFLFESFKEDAASPVVSITAYASTVRRQLIDVAGKIVRHSGQVVLKVARCAFEGLQLAEMLKRCIEPPVLQH; from the coding sequence ATGAAGAAGAAAAAAAACACGACCTATCGAAAAAGTGACCTGAAAATTAATTATATTGACATAACTGACGACTGTTTGACCAGTCGGTCAGGTCTGTCTCTTTTTATAGCGTACCTGCATGGTATTTCATTATTCCCTATTATTGAGAGTTTGTTCTGCGATCTGAGAAAAAGCAAAAAAGGTGCATCGGCGGTTGAGATATTCAAGCAGATATTCTGTTTTATGATGGACGGAACCAGTCGACATCTGGTGTACTTTGACGATCTTAAGGCAGATAAGGGCTATGCCGCCTGTATAGAGACATCAGAGGATGACATGGCCTCCTCGCATACAATCAAGCGTTTTTTCGGCAATTTTTCTTTTGTTAAAGTGTTTGTTTTTCGACGTCTGCTGCAGAAGCTGTTCATTTGGCGATTGAATATAACCAAGCCAGCCGTTGTTGAACTCGGCATTGATACAATGGTTATGGACAACGATGACGCAGAGTGTCGACATGGAGTAAAACCGACCTATAAAAAAAAGAAAGGATTCCAGCCGTTACAGATGAACTGGGGAAGATTTTTTGTAGATGCGGTTTTTCGCGGTGGTGATAAGCACTCGAATCACGGTGACACTGTCCAAAAAATGATATTGCATATTGTGAATCGCATCAGAAAGGAATATCGACATGATGTCCCGATTGTTATTCGAATGGACAGTGGTTTTTTCGACCAGAAGATTTTTGAATTTTGTGAGCAACTTGGTGTTGGTTATATCTGTGGTGGGAAGATGTATAAAGATATAAAAGAATTTGCAAGTGAGACAACCCGTTGGAGGCGTTTTGCCGCACCCGGTAAGAAAGATATTTGGGAGTATGCGGAATTCGGCACTAAAAGGGGTAATTGGAAGCAATTTCGACGAGCTATATACTGTCGCCTGTGCAACCACGGGTCTCAGCTTCGGCTTCCAGGAACTGGTCCGGACACCGTGATCATTACAAATCTTGGGCGTGGCGGAACTATTGACGAACTTCTTGAAAAGGCGGGTGTTATGTCAGAATATGTAAGTGCCAACGCTATTGTTGCAGGGTATCATGTACGCGGTAGCGACGAGTTGGTTAACCGAGGTTTCAAGGATTTTGGCCATGAACAACTGCCGTTCACTCGATTCACTCCAAACGCTGCGTGGTATTACATGTTACTGGTCGGCTTTTTTCTTTTTGAATCATTCAAAGAGGATGCAGCTTCTCCCGTAGTTTCAATAACAGCCTATGCATCAACAGTACGCCGTCAACTGATAGATGTAGCGGGTAAAATTGTCAGGCACAGCGGTCAGGTTGTATTAAAAGTGGCCCGGTGTGCTTTTGAAGGGCTTCAATTAGCCGAAATGTTAAAAAGGTGTATTGAGCCCCCTGTGTTACAACACTAG
- a CDS encoding neuraminidase-like domain-containing protein produces the protein MLKGKFYNFLYNEKLDIRPEQYGLTRQELAALLTLRNLINNSPENVDDQDWEQIQHILIQVEKRRYLYPAWCAEEAEQQLTLSPDFFRNPSEPALRFVKPTERSEELLAWRDNPAFLRSWRARLQGRFDQQAGLSEALYKTVDRIEQEVLPSLRDGLIDLLYEDATGMDREDNKQKATNELLINAFENGCRKTTRAAQAIETLQLLVWGILNGQFENSAFKIPDADQDNFKANWRWMQSYASWRSAMFVFLYPENLLYPDLLPEQDKSLFKNFLRLYC, from the coding sequence ATGTTGAAAGGAAAATTTTATAATTTCCTATACAATGAAAAACTGGATATCCGTCCTGAGCAATATGGTTTAACCAGGCAGGAACTAGCTGCCTTACTGACCTTACGCAACCTGATCAACAACAGCCCGGAAAATGTAGATGATCAGGACTGGGAGCAGATTCAGCACATTCTCATTCAGGTGGAAAAACGACGCTATCTTTACCCGGCATGGTGTGCGGAAGAAGCTGAACAGCAACTTACACTCAGCCCGGATTTTTTCAGAAATCCGAGTGAGCCTGCTCTTCGCTTTGTCAAACCCACTGAGCGTTCCGAGGAGTTGCTTGCATGGCGGGACAATCCTGCGTTCCTGCGTTCCTGGCGAGCACGCCTGCAAGGACGATTTGACCAGCAGGCTGGCTTGAGCGAAGCCCTGTACAAGACTGTGGACCGTATTGAGCAGGAAGTCTTGCCCAGCCTGCGTGACGGCCTGATTGATCTCCTTTATGAAGATGCCACCGGGATGGATCGTGAGGATAACAAACAAAAGGCCACCAATGAACTCTTGATAAATGCCTTTGAAAACGGATGCCGTAAAACAACCCGTGCAGCCCAGGCTATTGAGACGCTCCAGCTGCTGGTGTGGGGGATTCTCAACGGACAATTTGAAAATTCCGCTTTCAAGATACCTGACGCTGACCAAGACAATTTCAAGGCGAATTGGCGTTGGATGCAATCCTATGCAAGTTGGCGTTCCGCCATGTTTGTGTTTCTCTACCCGGAAAATCTCTTGTACCCGGATTTATTACCTGAACAGGATAAGAGCCTGTTTAAAAACTTTTTGAGACTTTACTGCTGA
- a CDS encoding IS5 family transposase — MERASYSTDLTDIQFEIINKFLPSPSKTGRPRSYALREILNAIFYLVHTGCQWREIPHDFPKWTSVYYYFRKWKRDGTWFLVKQAIHTDLREEQGKNAEPSAVMIDSQSVKTAQMAETRGFDGNKKVKGRKRHVISDTLGFPLIVKVHDANLSDGKQSISIFQTLFLWFASIKMVWADAAYRGDLADYLWCAFQCRLEIAPTLKTKGFQVVPKRWIIERTFGWFQWDRRLMIDYERQAQSAETMVYIASIRKMLNRYK, encoded by the coding sequence ATGGAACGAGCTAGCTACAGTACAGATCTCACTGATATACAATTTGAAATTATTAATAAATTTCTCCCCTCTCCTTCAAAAACCGGCAGGCCAAGATCTTATGCTCTCAGAGAGATTCTCAACGCAATTTTTTACTTGGTTCACACTGGGTGTCAATGGCGAGAAATTCCGCATGATTTCCCAAAGTGGACCAGCGTTTACTATTACTTTCGTAAATGGAAGCGGGATGGAACCTGGTTTCTCGTCAAGCAGGCAATTCACACGGACCTGCGAGAGGAACAAGGGAAAAACGCTGAGCCTTCTGCGGTTATGATTGATAGTCAATCCGTCAAAACTGCACAGATGGCTGAGACCCGAGGCTTTGACGGCAATAAGAAAGTAAAAGGACGAAAACGCCATGTAATTTCGGATACCCTTGGTTTTCCGCTAATTGTCAAAGTTCATGATGCCAACCTGTCAGATGGAAAGCAGTCTATCTCTATCTTTCAAACTCTTTTTTTGTGGTTTGCTTCCATTAAAATGGTTTGGGCCGATGCCGCTTATCGAGGCGATTTGGCCGACTATTTATGGTGCGCCTTTCAGTGCCGGTTGGAAATCGCTCCCACCTTGAAGACTAAAGGGTTTCAAGTGGTGCCGAAACGCTGGATTATTGAAAGGACCTTCGGCTGGTTCCAATGGGATCGAAGACTGATGATCGACTACGAGCGACAGGCGCAATCAGCCGAAACTATGGTTTACATAGCATCAATCAGGAAGATGCTAAATAGGTATAAATAG
- a CDS encoding transposase, with the protein MTSARHAARYIGRYMARPALAEHKITNYDGEEVTFWYIDHKTEVKVTEAIPAKEFIQRLIDHIPLKGFKMVRHYGLYSRRTKTIAIEILMDCKRFIQKTFEFMKSDSRSLSWRERLVQSFGKDPLTCPNCKEKMFLWRIWHPDYGDIFDLSRDGPFVESKSKQECNKRNSSGRQVKWIPQLLPF; encoded by the coding sequence ATGACATCAGCAAGACATGCAGCTCGATATATTGGTCGCTATATGGCTCGTCCAGCATTGGCAGAGCACAAGATAACGAATTACGATGGTGAGGAAGTAACATTTTGGTATATTGATCATAAAACAGAAGTTAAAGTTACCGAAGCGATTCCAGCCAAAGAGTTCATACAACGATTAATTGACCATATCCCGCTAAAGGGATTCAAGATGGTCCGCCATTATGGGTTATATTCTCGACGTACAAAAACAATCGCGATAGAGATTTTGATGGACTGTAAACGTTTTATCCAGAAGACTTTTGAATTCATGAAAAGTGATTCAAGGTCATTGAGCTGGAGAGAGCGTCTAGTACAGAGTTTCGGGAAAGATCCGTTAACATGTCCAAACTGTAAAGAAAAAATGTTTTTATGGCGGATTTGGCATCCTGACTATGGAGATATCTTTGATCTGAGCAGAGACGGACCTTTTGTGGAAAGCAAGAGTAAACAAGAATGCAACAAGAGAAACTCTTCGGGTCGGCAGGTTAAGTGGATACCGCAATTGCTTCCGTTTTAA